In the Sphaerodactylus townsendi isolate TG3544 linkage group LG10, MPM_Stown_v2.3, whole genome shotgun sequence genome, one interval contains:
- the OSTC gene encoding oligosaccharyltransferase complex subunit OSTC, with protein METLYRLPFTVLECPNIKLKRPSWVHMPSAMTVYALVVVSYFLITGGIIYDVIVEPPSVGSMTDEHGHQRPVAFLAYRVNGQYIMEGLASSFLFTMGGLGFIILDRSNAPNIPKLNRFLLLFIGFVSVLLSFFMARVFMRMKLPGYLMG; from the exons ATGGAGACTCTGTACCGGCTGCCGTTCACGGTACTGGAGTGCCCCAACATCAAGCTGAAGCGGCCGAGCTGGGTGCACATGCCTTCGGCCATGACGGTCTATGCCCTGGTGGTGGTCTCTTACTTCCTCATCACTGGAG gaATCATTTATGATGTGATTGTGGAACCTCCCAGTGTTGGTTCAATGACAGATGAACATGGACACCAGAGACCCGTGGCCTTTCTGGCATACAG AGTAAATGGGCAGTATATTATGGAAGGGCTTGCCTCCAGCTTTCTCTTCACAATGGGAGGCCTGGGTTTTATCATACTGGACCGTTCCAATGCACCGAATATCCCAAAGCTGAACAGATTTCTGCTGCTTTTTATTGGATTTGTGAGCGTCCTGTTGAGTTTCTTCATGGCCAGAGTGTTCATGCGGATGAAATTACC GGGCTATTTAATGGGCTAG